In Deinococcus maricopensis DSM 21211, one genomic interval encodes:
- a CDS encoding alpha/beta hydrolase yields the protein MPASFQPSAILTFQLTRVPARTSTTQPLWLTGRHVNWQDRADGWQMTPTPGGWTLTRPVPLGTLLEFKVRRDDGVEEGDVHGGRALAHQHVVTGDATVPFEVTGWQNGQGGARPSTRPARTVAFTLWSPELHEDREVLVHLPPSYPAGGPYPVLYLHDGQNMFDEATAFSGVTWRADRAADTLARGGREVILVAVPCGPRRSQLYTPFRSRVNAYAPLADAYLAFLTGTLKAHVDRTYRTRPERPFTGVAGSSFGGLISLYAAFTHADTYGAAGVFSPSLWVGDHEVWPWLATRARGADRVYVDMGTHEGDDVDASRMLVRHALALADTLSDKGSRVRAQVGEGHWHDEVAWAERFPAFLRFFLETCRA from the coding sequence GTGCCTGCTTCGTTTCAGCCTTCGGCGATCCTGACCTTTCAACTGACACGCGTGCCTGCGAGAACATCGACAACGCAGCCGCTGTGGCTTACGGGCCGCCACGTGAACTGGCAGGACCGGGCGGACGGCTGGCAGATGACGCCCACGCCCGGCGGGTGGACGCTCACGCGCCCGGTGCCGCTCGGGACGCTGCTGGAGTTCAAGGTGCGCCGCGACGACGGCGTGGAGGAAGGCGACGTTCACGGCGGGCGGGCGCTCGCGCACCAGCACGTCGTCACCGGGGACGCCACCGTCCCCTTCGAAGTGACCGGCTGGCAGAACGGTCAGGGAGGCGCGCGGCCCTCCACGCGCCCGGCGCGCACAGTGGCCTTCACGCTGTGGTCACCGGAACTGCACGAGGACCGGGAGGTGCTCGTGCACCTTCCCCCGTCGTACCCGGCGGGTGGACCGTATCCGGTGCTGTACCTCCACGACGGGCAGAACATGTTCGACGAGGCGACCGCGTTCTCGGGTGTCACGTGGCGGGCGGACCGCGCGGCGGACACCCTGGCGCGCGGCGGCCGGGAGGTCATCCTGGTGGCGGTGCCGTGCGGCCCCCGGCGCTCGCAGCTGTACACGCCGTTCCGCAGTCGCGTGAACGCCTACGCGCCCTTGGCAGACGCGTACCTCGCGTTCCTGACGGGCACGCTCAAGGCGCACGTGGACCGCACGTACCGCACGCGCCCGGAGCGGCCCTTTACGGGCGTCGCCGGGTCATCGTTTGGGGGGCTGATCAGTCTGTACGCGGCGTTCACGCACGCGGACACGTACGGCGCGGCGGGCGTCTTCTCCCCTTCCCTGTGGGTGGGAGATCACGAGGTGTGGCCGTGGCTGGCCACGCGGGCGCGCGGCGCGGACCGCGTATACGTGGACATGGGCACGCATGAGGGGGACGACGTGGACGCGTCGCGGATGCTGGTGCGGCACGCGCTTGCCCTCGCGGACACCCTGAGCGACAAGGGCAGCCGGGTGCGCGCGCAGGTGGGCGAGGGGCACTGGCATGACGAGGTGGCGTGGGCGGAGCGGTTCCCGGCGTTCCTGCGCTTCTTCCTGGAGACTTGCCGAGCGTAA
- a CDS encoding Lrp/AsnC family transcriptional regulator: MKNHGGPLDAIDQRVLTELQQDARLSMRELGRRVGLSAPAVTERVRRLEDAGVILGYGARVATKPLGRGITAFIGVQDSGKRDPELLKWAQKRDGVMECHSVTGENSCMLKVAVPDVQALEDLLGELIHLGFTCSTSIVLSTPLATKMLLPPR, encoded by the coding sequence ATGAAGAATCACGGCGGTCCACTGGACGCCATCGATCAACGGGTGCTGACTGAACTCCAGCAGGACGCTCGCCTGAGCATGCGTGAACTGGGTCGCCGCGTCGGCCTGAGCGCGCCGGCCGTCACGGAACGCGTGCGCCGCCTGGAGGACGCCGGCGTCATCCTCGGCTACGGCGCGCGCGTCGCCACGAAACCCCTCGGGCGCGGCATCACCGCCTTTATCGGCGTGCAGGACAGCGGCAAACGCGACCCGGAACTCCTCAAGTGGGCGCAGAAACGCGACGGCGTCATGGAGTGCCACAGCGTCACCGGCGAGAACTCCTGCATGCTGAAGGTGGCCGTGCCGGACGTGCAGGCCTTGGAGGACCTGCTCGGCGAACTCATCCACCTGGGGTTCACGTGCAGCACCAGCATCGTGCTGAGCACGCCGCTCGCCACGAAGATGCTCCTGCCCCCCAGGTAA
- the bshC gene encoding bacillithiol biosynthesis cysteine-adding enzyme BshC, which translates to MRSIADAYRAGDLPAFFRLTPDQLTIADAHTRPDVDRGRLVEALRAYHADLGTLDRFVEAQLARLADPAAMTVVTGQQAGLLGGPAYSVHKGADALLLARTLNREDRPVVGVYWVASQDHDADEVASVTVVDAGDEVRRLTLDLPRGVPVGRVPWRAAWTAEVVAFLNSLDVPDEHRARVLADVTWAAAGERSYADVFARLLHRTLGPSAERADGVLLFDPLHPALAALFVPALERELAQPTTGPACIEAAAGALERLGFTPQLRRPPGSTNLFLEGDDGVRRLLRAEGRAFVAERPYTREELLALVRAAPGRLTPAAGLRPILQDAVLPTAAFVVGPGEIAYGAQLREVYALHGLEQPLLWPRLSVTWLEPNVARLLTRFGVDAGAFQRDPEGSLGRALAREQGAHSVTQERLDAVRALFDATVADIAQLDPTLAGAATRTRDRSLARLARLQTQAARALARQENDRARQLTRLRAHLLPNGAPQEREAAYLTYTLKHGDAPQKLLLALTPGAHATLTIP; encoded by the coding sequence GTGAGGAGCATTGCCGACGCTTACCGCGCGGGCGATCTGCCCGCGTTTTTCAGGCTCACGCCCGACCAGTTGACCATCGCGGACGCGCACACGCGCCCGGATGTGGACCGGGGCCGGCTCGTGGAGGCCCTGCGGGCGTACCACGCGGACCTGGGCACGCTGGACCGGTTCGTGGAGGCGCAACTGGCGCGCCTCGCGGACCCGGCGGCCATGACGGTCGTGACGGGGCAGCAGGCGGGGCTGCTGGGCGGCCCCGCGTACAGCGTGCATAAGGGCGCGGACGCCCTGCTGCTCGCGCGCACGCTGAACCGCGAGGACCGGCCGGTGGTGGGGGTGTACTGGGTGGCGAGCCAGGACCACGATGCGGACGAGGTCGCGTCCGTGACGGTCGTGGACGCGGGCGACGAGGTACGGCGCCTCACGCTGGACCTGCCGCGCGGCGTGCCGGTGGGGCGCGTGCCGTGGCGCGCGGCGTGGACGGCCGAGGTCGTGGCGTTCCTGAACAGCCTCGACGTTCCGGACGAGCACCGCGCGCGCGTACTCGCGGACGTCACGTGGGCGGCGGCGGGTGAGCGCTCCTACGCGGACGTGTTCGCCCGTTTGCTGCACCGCACGCTCGGGCCGAGCGCCGAGCGTGCGGACGGCGTGCTGCTGTTCGACCCGCTGCACCCGGCGCTCGCCGCGCTGTTTGTGCCCGCCCTCGAACGCGAACTGGCGCAGCCCACCACCGGCCCCGCGTGCATTGAGGCGGCGGCGGGCGCACTGGAACGCCTGGGGTTCACGCCGCAACTGCGGCGTCCGCCGGGCAGCACGAACCTGTTCCTTGAGGGTGACGACGGGGTACGCCGCCTGCTGCGCGCCGAGGGGCGCGCGTTCGTTGCGGAGCGCCCCTACACCCGTGAGGAGCTACTGGCCCTTGTGCGCGCTGCGCCGGGGCGACTGACGCCCGCCGCGGGCCTCCGCCCGATCCTGCAGGACGCCGTGCTGCCCACAGCCGCGTTCGTGGTCGGGCCGGGCGAGATCGCGTACGGCGCGCAACTGCGCGAAGTGTACGCTCTGCATGGCCTGGAGCAGCCGCTGCTGTGGCCGCGCCTGAGCGTCACGTGGCTGGAACCGAACGTCGCGCGGCTCCTCACGCGTTTCGGCGTGGACGCCGGGGCGTTCCAGCGTGACCCGGAAGGCAGCCTGGGCCGCGCGCTCGCGCGCGAACAGGGCGCGCACAGCGTCACGCAGGAGCGCCTGGACGCGGTCCGCGCCCTGTTCGACGCGACGGTGGCGGACATCGCGCAGCTCGACCCAACCCTCGCGGGCGCCGCCACCCGCACGCGGGACCGCAGCCTCGCGCGCCTCGCGCGGCTGCAGACGCAGGCGGCGCGCGCCCTCGCGCGGCAGGAGAACGACCGCGCGCGGCAGCTCACGCGCCTGCGCGCCCATCTGCTCCCGAACGGCGCGCCGCAGGAACGCGAGGCGGCGTACCTGACCTACACCCTCAAACACGGGGACGCCCCGCAGAAGCTGCTGCTGGCGCTCACGCCGGGCGCCCACGCCACCCTCACGATCCCTTGA
- a CDS encoding Crp/Fnr family transcriptional regulator yields MLPEFLTALPEDGRAAVLSACRHGAWSRGSLLYHSEDAADTLFLLSKGYVRLYRLGSGAREVTVNVHGPGDLLGTGAVAPGRAYGLDAEAMEDTEALLLGGELLRDLVRAHPTLGVALSAQLTRQTRSLQERLTHLVFLEVSQRLALALLDLAVQSGGDLTAGPVALSNRISHQDLAHLVGSTRETITKLLGEFKARGILDLGYRRIVIMDEAALRAAAREPLSA; encoded by the coding sequence ATGCTGCCCGAGTTTCTGACTGCGTTGCCCGAGGACGGACGGGCCGCCGTGCTGTCCGCCTGCCGTCACGGTGCGTGGTCCCGGGGAAGCCTGCTGTACCACAGCGAGGACGCTGCGGACACACTCTTCCTGCTGTCAAAAGGCTACGTGCGCCTGTACCGCCTGGGGTCCGGCGCGCGCGAGGTGACCGTGAACGTGCATGGCCCCGGGGACCTGCTGGGCACCGGCGCGGTCGCGCCCGGCCGCGCGTACGGCCTGGATGCCGAGGCCATGGAGGACACCGAGGCGCTGCTGCTCGGCGGGGAACTCCTGCGGGACCTCGTGCGCGCCCACCCGACGCTCGGCGTGGCGCTGAGCGCGCAGCTGACGCGGCAGACACGCTCGCTGCAGGAGCGCCTCACGCATCTGGTGTTCCTGGAAGTGTCGCAGCGGCTCGCGCTGGCGCTGCTGGACCTGGCCGTGCAGAGCGGCGGGGACCTGACTGCCGGACCGGTCGCGCTCAGCAACCGCATCTCCCACCAGGACCTCGCGCACCTCGTGGGCAGCACCCGCGAGACCATCACGAAGCTGCTGGGCGAGTTCAAGGCGCGCGGCATTCTGGATCTCGGGTACCGCCGGATCGTGATCATGGATGAAGCGGCGCTGCGGGCCGCCGCGAGGGAGCCACTGAGCGCGTGA
- a CDS encoding 2-phosphosulfolactate phosphatase has translation MQLTLDLLPRTGAQDVVLLVDVLRATTCAPIVLDVRTRSTPDPRLHVTASLQAARTYAAANDLLLAGERDGLPPQGFHLSASPAQLRAATLERDTVFTSENGPRALDVLTETGAPRTLLLGSFQNAPAAARAALDLATSEIRVVCAGVRGEEATEDIVCAALITDLIEREARVRAVPLNVGGSAHLARTLLRAYPDPQEALAQSRSGQTLMRLGLHEDLAVASLIGQTPTVPVLAHITRQHEHAVHTFTALARPTETPTV, from the coding sequence ATGCAACTCACCCTCGATCTGCTCCCGCGTACGGGCGCACAGGACGTCGTGCTGCTCGTCGACGTGCTGCGCGCCACCACCTGCGCCCCCATCGTCCTCGACGTCCGCACCCGCAGCACCCCCGACCCGCGCCTGCACGTAACGGCCTCCCTCCAAGCCGCCCGTACGTACGCCGCCGCGAACGACCTGCTGCTCGCTGGCGAACGCGACGGCCTCCCCCCGCAGGGCTTCCATCTGAGCGCCAGCCCCGCGCAACTGCGCGCCGCCACCCTTGAGCGCGACACCGTCTTCACCAGCGAAAACGGCCCGCGCGCCCTCGACGTCCTCACCGAAACCGGCGCGCCACGTACGCTGCTGCTCGGCAGTTTCCAGAACGCCCCCGCCGCCGCGCGCGCCGCCCTCGACCTCGCCACCAGCGAGATTCGCGTCGTGTGCGCCGGCGTACGCGGCGAGGAAGCCACCGAGGACATCGTGTGCGCCGCGCTGATCACCGACCTGATCGAACGCGAGGCGCGCGTCCGCGCCGTTCCCCTGAACGTCGGCGGCAGCGCGCACCTCGCCCGCACCCTGCTGCGCGCCTACCCCGACCCGCAGGAGGCGCTCGCGCAATCCCGCAGCGGCCAGACCCTCATGCGCCTCGGCCTGCACGAGGACCTCGCCGTCGCCAGCCTGATCGGCCAGACGCCCACCGTCCCGGTGCTCGCGCACATCACCCGCCAGCACGAGCACGCCGTTCACACCTTCACCGCCCTCGCTCGACCGACGGAGACCCCCACCGTATGA
- a CDS encoding DinB family protein produces the protein MTTPPDDRAARAQTALARLIPKLFRGGQAFVGVERALAGLDADTATRRADALPHSVAELLAHTNWWLGWMLDIIETGAPVPYPQHASDTWPTVTAEQWPALKNAFYDLLTRVDVHAARPDLANPVNHEETIGELLADMALHTAHHFGQIISVRQALGAWPPPGGGDTW, from the coding sequence ATGACGACCCCTCCTGACGACCGCGCCGCGCGCGCCCAGACGGCCCTCGCCCGCCTGATCCCGAAACTCTTCCGGGGCGGGCAGGCGTTCGTGGGCGTCGAGCGCGCCCTCGCGGGCCTCGACGCCGACACCGCCACGCGCCGCGCCGACGCACTCCCGCACTCCGTCGCGGAACTGCTCGCGCACACGAACTGGTGGCTGGGGTGGATGCTGGACATCATCGAGACCGGCGCGCCCGTCCCGTACCCCCAGCACGCCTCGGACACGTGGCCGACCGTCACCGCCGAGCAGTGGCCGGCGCTCAAGAACGCCTTCTACGACCTGCTGACGCGCGTGGACGTGCACGCCGCCCGCCCGGACCTCGCGAACCCCGTGAACCACGAGGAAACCATCGGGGAGCTCCTCGCGGACATGGCGCTGCACACCGCGCATCACTTCGGGCAGATCATCAGCGTGCGGCAGGCGCTCGGCGCGTGGCCCCCTCCGGGCGGCGGCGACACGTGGTGA
- a CDS encoding chloride channel protein gives MRSNLPRAVLTRLETGRLVVYALVAGVIVGVLGAGLRAAFGWLGPHVGQIIGYTPPGTPGEGGLLMAFSTGTPWGLLLLPVVAAACALLFPAAGGDSLAQLVNGYHTRGQWPRALDQVRTLAAAVLGSSAGLLIGRDAAFTSVGQLSARLLARLTRLDAVEFRTLTLASAGAALGLVLHAPLAAAVLIAEVLYRRFEFEFEVLMPCVLAAVAAYAVYGVIYNFDPLLSVNTLQPPTAAQVPAYTLLALGITFTAWAAMQVSRLLPDAILAGWWRVAAAFAFGAVTALIAWGTPEVLGGGAGWLQLSVSGFVADEGIGYGAWRWVLLALGVRLCFGGGVLPSVAIGGLLGAGLANAVPGLALDPVVAALVGAVAFLTVTINTPVGATLLATTWGGDAMLPAALAASAMAHALSGNLSLIPGQVRSRADSPVHQAATLPTEVLRDPSDVAIEGLPEPEGAEQLYRLAVPSAWAGARANVVAWPDGVTFVGVVRDGDVHLVADDEPLGAHDELVLLATPDAFRVLEANLSVQASPVTPTA, from the coding sequence GTGCGCTCCAATCTTCCCCGTGCCGTCCTGACCCGCCTGGAAACAGGGCGGCTGGTCGTGTACGCCCTCGTGGCGGGCGTCATCGTCGGCGTGCTCGGCGCCGGGCTGCGCGCCGCGTTCGGCTGGCTCGGCCCGCACGTGGGGCAGATCATCGGGTACACGCCCCCCGGCACGCCCGGCGAGGGGGGCCTGCTCATGGCCTTCAGCACCGGCACCCCGTGGGGCCTGCTGCTGCTGCCCGTCGTGGCGGCCGCGTGCGCGCTGCTGTTCCCCGCAGCGGGCGGCGACAGCCTCGCGCAGCTCGTGAACGGCTACCACACGCGCGGGCAGTGGCCGCGCGCGCTCGATCAGGTGCGGACGCTTGCCGCGGCCGTGCTCGGCAGCAGCGCCGGCCTGCTGATCGGCCGGGACGCGGCCTTCACGTCCGTCGGGCAGCTCAGCGCGCGCCTGCTCGCGCGCCTCACGCGCCTCGACGCGGTCGAGTTCCGCACGCTGACGCTCGCGAGCGCCGGCGCGGCCCTCGGGCTGGTGCTGCACGCGCCACTCGCCGCCGCCGTACTGATCGCCGAGGTGCTGTACCGCCGCTTCGAATTCGAGTTTGAGGTGCTGATGCCGTGCGTGCTCGCGGCGGTCGCTGCGTACGCTGTGTACGGCGTGATCTACAACTTCGACCCGCTGCTGAGCGTGAACACGCTGCAACCCCCAACGGCCGCGCAGGTGCCCGCGTACACCCTGCTGGCGCTCGGCATCACGTTCACGGCGTGGGCCGCGATGCAGGTCAGCCGCCTGCTCCCGGACGCCATCCTGGCCGGCTGGTGGCGCGTCGCGGCGGCGTTCGCGTTCGGGGCGGTCACGGCCCTCATCGCGTGGGGTACGCCCGAGGTGCTGGGCGGCGGCGCCGGCTGGCTGCAGCTGTCCGTCAGCGGGTTCGTGGCGGACGAAGGCATCGGGTACGGCGCGTGGCGGTGGGTGCTGCTGGCCCTCGGTGTGCGCCTGTGCTTCGGGGGCGGCGTGCTCCCCAGCGTCGCGATCGGCGGCCTGCTCGGCGCGGGCCTCGCGAACGCCGTGCCCGGGCTGGCGCTCGACCCGGTCGTCGCGGCACTCGTCGGCGCTGTCGCATTCCTGACGGTCACGATCAACACGCCCGTCGGCGCGACGCTGCTCGCCACCACCTGGGGCGGGGACGCCATGCTGCCAGCCGCGCTCGCCGCGAGTGCCATGGCGCACGCGCTGAGCGGCAACCTGAGCCTGATTCCCGGCCAGGTCCGCTCCCGCGCGGACAGCCCCGTCCACCAGGCGGCCACCCTGCCCACCGAGGTACTTCGCGACCCGTCGGACGTGGCCATCGAGGGCCTGCCGGAACCCGAAGGGGCCGAGCAGCTGTACCGCCTCGCCGTCCCGAGCGCCTGGGCCGGGGCGCGCGCGAACGTCGTGGCGTGGCCGGACGGCGTGACGTTCGTGGGCGTCGTCCGTGACGGCGACGTGCACCTCGTCGCGGACGACGAACCGCTCGGGGCGCACGACGAACTGGTGCTGCTGGCCACCCCGGACGCCTTCCGGGTGCTGGAGGCCAACCTCAGTGTGCAGGCGAGCCCCGTCACGCCGACCGCCTGA
- a CDS encoding L-glutamate gamma-semialdehyde dehydrogenase, whose translation MTSTLMDGLLPFQHEPYFNYADPAVADAQRAAFRDVRARYVGRTFPLLLDGQPVEGPSTFEVRNPADTREVVWHFQSGTAEQREQAVAGALRAFETWQFSDPLQRASIFLRAAQLLRARRMEFNAVMTLENAKNWAEADGEVAECVDHFEIFARETLKWAQGKAVSPMPTEHVTTVYEPLGVVVVISPWNYPGAIPLGMALGAIAAGNTVVWKPASETPLSSLLLVELLHEAGLPRGVIQFVTGSDDVYGDPLVDHKDVRMIAFTGSKEIGSRIYERAAKVQPGQRWLKRVIAEMGGKGATVVCADADLDAAATGIVQAAFGYAGQKCSACSRVIAEDRVYDALLEKVKALTEQLTVGLPEDNAPVGPVIHAGSAQRILGYLERGQQTARLVTGGARADMGDAQGGYLQPTIFADVPSSDPLFQEEIFGPVLAFTRAADWQDAIRLSNDSEYGLTSSFYSRDPLKIAEARRRMHVGNLYINRKCTGALSGTHAFGGYGMSGTNAKVGGPDYLFWFVQTKTVAQAY comes from the coding sequence ATGACCAGCACCCTCATGGACGGCCTGCTGCCGTTCCAGCACGAACCGTACTTCAACTACGCCGACCCGGCTGTCGCCGACGCGCAGCGCGCCGCCTTCCGCGACGTGCGCGCCCGTTACGTCGGCCGGACCTTCCCGCTGCTCCTCGACGGGCAGCCCGTGGAGGGCCCGTCCACCTTCGAGGTCCGCAACCCCGCCGACACGCGCGAGGTCGTGTGGCACTTCCAGAGCGGCACCGCCGAGCAGCGTGAGCAGGCTGTCGCGGGCGCCCTGCGCGCCTTCGAGACGTGGCAGTTCAGTGACCCGCTGCAGCGCGCCAGCATCTTCCTGCGCGCCGCGCAGCTGCTGCGCGCGCGCCGCATGGAATTCAACGCCGTCATGACCCTCGAGAACGCCAAGAACTGGGCCGAGGCGGACGGCGAGGTCGCCGAGTGCGTCGACCACTTCGAGATTTTCGCGCGCGAAACGCTGAAGTGGGCGCAGGGCAAGGCCGTCTCCCCCATGCCGACCGAGCACGTCACGACGGTGTACGAGCCGCTGGGCGTCGTCGTCGTCATCAGCCCCTGGAACTACCCGGGGGCGATTCCGCTGGGCATGGCGCTCGGCGCCATCGCCGCCGGCAACACCGTCGTGTGGAAACCCGCGAGTGAAACGCCGCTCAGCAGCCTGCTGCTGGTCGAACTGCTGCACGAGGCGGGCCTGCCGCGCGGCGTCATCCAGTTCGTGACCGGCAGTGACGACGTGTACGGCGATCCGCTCGTGGACCACAAGGACGTCCGCATGATCGCGTTCACGGGCAGCAAGGAAATTGGCAGCCGCATCTACGAGCGCGCCGCGAAGGTCCAGCCGGGCCAGCGCTGGCTCAAGCGCGTCATTGCCGAAATGGGCGGCAAGGGCGCCACCGTCGTGTGCGCCGACGCGGACCTCGACGCCGCCGCGACCGGCATCGTGCAGGCCGCGTTCGGGTACGCCGGGCAGAAGTGCAGCGCGTGCTCGCGCGTCATCGCCGAAGACCGCGTGTACGACGCGCTGCTTGAGAAGGTCAAGGCCCTGACCGAGCAGCTCACCGTTGGCCTGCCCGAGGACAACGCCCCGGTCGGCCCGGTCATCCACGCGGGCAGCGCCCAGCGCATCCTCGGGTACCTGGAGCGTGGGCAGCAGACCGCCCGCCTCGTCACGGGCGGCGCGCGCGCCGACATGGGTGACGCGCAGGGCGGCTACCTGCAGCCGACCATCTTCGCGGACGTGCCCAGCAGCGACCCGCTGTTCCAGGAGGAGATCTTCGGGCCGGTCCTGGCGTTCACGCGCGCCGCCGACTGGCAGGACGCCATCCGCCTGTCGAACGACAGCGAGTACGGCCTGACGTCGTCGTTCTACAGCCGCGACCCCCTGAAGATCGCCGAGGCGCGCCGCCGCATGCACGTCGGGAACCTGTACATCAACCGCAAGTGCACGGGCGCGCTGAGCGGCACGCACGCGTTCGGCGGGTACGGCATGAGCGGCACGAACGCGAAGGTCGGCGGGCCGGACTACCTGTTCTGGTTCGTGCAGACCAAGACCGTCGCGCAGGCGTACTGA
- a CDS encoding WecB/TagA/CpsF family glycosyltransferase — MTTDPTTTRLDLLDLPLDPVTLEAASDQLSAWMFAPQREPHTVITLNPEIVVQSRTDETLGRAIRVADLVTADGVGIQWAARQLRGTEVPRAPGFDLATHLMARHGAALRVFFLGGKPGVPEAAARKAQEQHGVSIAGVHHGYFEMSEDQRVAELVRDSGAHLLLSGMGAPRQETFNQYWRQVMNVPVMIGVGGTLDVLAGTADLAPGWTRRAGVEWIWRVAGNRKRWNRAPRLLKFVRLVQAAKKQGTRPA; from the coding sequence ATGACCACCGACCCCACCACGACGCGCCTCGACCTGCTGGACCTCCCCCTCGACCCTGTTACGCTCGAGGCCGCCAGCGACCAGCTCAGCGCCTGGATGTTCGCGCCGCAGCGCGAGCCGCACACCGTCATCACCCTCAACCCGGAAATCGTCGTGCAGTCCCGCACCGACGAGACGCTCGGCCGCGCCATTCGCGTCGCAGACCTCGTCACCGCCGACGGCGTCGGCATCCAGTGGGCCGCGCGGCAACTGCGCGGCACCGAGGTGCCCCGCGCGCCCGGGTTCGACCTCGCCACGCACCTGATGGCCCGCCACGGCGCCGCCCTGCGCGTCTTCTTCCTCGGCGGGAAACCCGGCGTGCCCGAAGCGGCCGCCCGCAAGGCGCAGGAGCAGCACGGCGTCAGCATCGCCGGCGTGCACCACGGCTACTTCGAGATGAGCGAGGACCAGCGCGTCGCGGAACTCGTGCGCGACAGCGGCGCCCACCTGCTGCTCAGCGGCATGGGCGCCCCCCGGCAGGAGACCTTCAACCAGTACTGGCGGCAGGTCATGAACGTACCCGTCATGATCGGCGTGGGCGGCACCCTCGACGTGCTGGCAGGCACCGCCGACCTCGCGCCCGGCTGGACGCGGCGCGCGGGCGTCGAATGGATCTGGCGCGTCGCCGGGAACCGTAAACGCTGGAACCGCGCGCCCCGCCTCCTGAAGTTCGTGCGGCTCGTGCAGGCCGCGAAGAAACAGGGCACCCGGCCCGCCTGA
- a CDS encoding aspartate aminotransferase family protein: MSSVFYRSKKPYPVAVRGEGAYLIDEHGRRYLDGASGALVANLGHGNARIADAMRAQALTLPFVHGSQFTSPVLEAYAARLAGLLSTPGYRFWAVSGGSEATESAIKLARQYHAERGDTGRYKIITRRPSYHGASLGSLAASGMGARRELYTPLMNDAAWPKMPKPDPQLDGREDARRLEAVIQEAGAGTVAAFMAEPVVGASDAALAPNSGYYAEIAAICARHGMLFIADEVMTGLGRAGSLFATAQWATPEWNGTPDIVVLGKGLAAGYAPLAGLLASPDVYDTVMGGSGAFKHGFTYAGHPVSVAAGAAALDILQEQDLVTRSATLGTRLLDGLRDLQREAPAILEVRGRGLMLGLVLGDPDTGEAYAAPGIAERVGRAAMAAGLITYPGSGAVDGVRGDHLLLGPPLTLQDTEADELLALLREAFRTA, translated from the coding sequence ATGAGCAGTGTCTTCTACCGTTCCAAGAAGCCCTATCCGGTCGCGGTGCGCGGCGAGGGCGCCTACCTGATCGACGAGCACGGTCGGCGCTACCTGGACGGCGCGTCCGGCGCGCTCGTCGCGAACCTCGGGCACGGCAACGCGCGCATCGCGGACGCCATGCGCGCGCAGGCGCTCACGCTGCCGTTCGTGCACGGCTCGCAGTTCACGTCTCCGGTGCTGGAGGCGTACGCCGCACGCCTCGCCGGGCTCCTCTCCACGCCCGGGTACCGATTTTGGGCGGTGTCCGGCGGGTCCGAGGCGACGGAAAGCGCCATTAAACTCGCGCGGCAGTACCACGCGGAACGCGGGGACACCGGGCGGTACAAGATCATCACGCGCCGCCCCAGCTACCACGGCGCGTCCCTCGGGTCGCTCGCCGCGAGCGGGATGGGAGCGCGCCGGGAACTGTACACGCCCCTCATGAACGATGCCGCGTGGCCGAAAATGCCCAAACCCGACCCTCAGCTCGATGGCCGTGAGGACGCGCGCCGCCTTGAAGCGGTCATTCAGGAAGCCGGCGCGGGCACGGTCGCGGCGTTCATGGCCGAGCCGGTCGTGGGCGCCTCCGACGCCGCGCTCGCCCCAAACAGCGGGTACTACGCGGAAATCGCGGCCATCTGCGCGCGGCACGGCATGCTGTTCATCGCGGACGAGGTCATGACGGGCCTCGGGCGCGCCGGGAGCCTATTCGCGACGGCGCAGTGGGCGACCCCAGAGTGGAACGGCACGCCGGACATCGTGGTGCTCGGCAAGGGCCTCGCCGCCGGGTACGCGCCGCTCGCAGGCCTGCTGGCCAGCCCGGACGTCTACGACACTGTCATGGGCGGGTCGGGGGCGTTCAAGCACGGCTTCACGTACGCGGGGCACCCCGTGAGCGTCGCGGCGGGCGCGGCGGCGCTGGACATCCTGCAGGAACAGGACCTCGTGACCCGCAGCGCCACGCTGGGCACGCGCCTGCTGGACGGCCTGCGCGACCTGCAACGCGAGGCTCCGGCAATTCTGGAAGTGCGCGGGCGCGGCCTGATGCTCGGCCTGGTGCTGGGCGACCCGGACACCGGCGAAGCCTACGCCGCCCCCGGCATCGCGGAGCGTGTGGGCCGCGCGGCCATGGCCGCGGGCCTGATCACGTACCCGGGGTCGGGCGCGGTGGACGGCGTGCGCGGCGACCACCTGCTGCTCGGGCCGCCGCTGACCCTGCAGGACACCGAGGCGGACGAGCTGCTGGCGCTCCTGCGCGAGGCCTTCCGCACCGCCTGA